From Streptomyces chrestomyceticus JCM 4735, one genomic window encodes:
- a CDS encoding endonuclease/exonuclease/phosphatase family protein — translation MSAQIPSHDPIRTSRTSRTPRRRALRRPATLTALVAAALTGGLLAVPQTASAAVTRIHDIQGTTRLSPFAGRHVADVPGTVTAVRAFGSARGFWVQDPRPDRDPATSEAIFVFTGKQTPKAAVGDSVRVSGTVSEYYPGGEQAGLQSVTEITDATWTVESSGNPLPAAYKLNASTVPDRYAPAAGGKSIENLRLRPNAYALDRYESLEGMRVSLADASVVGPTSTHNELWATAEPRHGRTVRGGALYGSYQDPNPGRIKITSLIPFAQRPFPVADTGDRLAGTTAGPLDYDNFGGYGIAATELGTLDDRGPARETTRAQRADELAVATYNVENLSPKTPPAKFARLAEALVKNLASPDVVALEEVQDDNGPTNDGTVSAEATLKQLTDAVKAAGGPSYAWRQIDPVNNQDGGQPGGNIRTAFLFNPARVSFTDVAGGDATTPVKVTGSPGRPSLSASPGRIDPGNAAWTNSRKPLVGQFSFRGRPVFVVANHFNSKGGDQGLDSRFQPPARTSETQRIQQAKAVHAFVKDVLAVDPKADVVVAGDLNDFQFSPALKALTAGGVLTDLVDRLPRGERYGYVYQGNSQVLDHMLTSRHLRRVDYDIVHINAEYADQSSDHDPQVLRLKP, via the coding sequence GTGTCCGCGCAGATACCGTCGCACGATCCGATCCGTACGAGCCGTACGTCCCGCACACCCCGCCGCCGCGCCCTGCGCCGGCCCGCCACGCTGACCGCGCTGGTCGCCGCCGCCCTGACCGGCGGGCTGCTCGCCGTACCCCAGACCGCCTCCGCCGCGGTCACCCGCATCCACGACATCCAGGGCACGACCCGGCTCTCGCCCTTCGCGGGCCGGCACGTCGCCGACGTACCCGGCACGGTCACGGCGGTACGGGCCTTCGGCTCGGCCCGCGGCTTCTGGGTGCAGGACCCGCGGCCGGACCGCGACCCGGCGACCAGCGAGGCGATCTTCGTCTTCACCGGCAAGCAGACGCCGAAGGCCGCCGTCGGCGACTCCGTACGGGTCTCCGGCACGGTCAGCGAGTACTACCCGGGCGGCGAGCAGGCCGGCCTCCAGTCCGTCACCGAGATCACCGACGCCACCTGGACCGTGGAGTCCTCCGGCAACCCGCTCCCGGCGGCCTACAAGCTCAACGCCTCGACCGTGCCGGACCGTTACGCCCCCGCCGCGGGCGGCAAGAGCATCGAGAACCTGCGGCTGCGCCCGAACGCGTACGCCCTGGACCGCTACGAGTCCCTGGAAGGCATGCGGGTCTCGCTCGCCGACGCCTCCGTCGTCGGCCCCACCAGCACCCACAACGAGCTGTGGGCGACCGCCGAGCCCCGCCACGGCCGCACCGTGCGCGGCGGCGCGCTGTACGGCTCGTACCAGGACCCGAACCCCGGCCGTATCAAGATCACCTCGCTGATCCCCTTCGCCCAGCGGCCCTTCCCCGTCGCCGACACCGGCGACCGGCTGGCCGGCACCACCGCGGGCCCGCTGGACTACGACAACTTCGGCGGGTACGGGATCGCCGCCACCGAACTGGGCACGCTCGACGACCGCGGCCCGGCCCGCGAGACCACCCGCGCGCAGCGTGCCGACGAGCTGGCCGTGGCCACGTACAACGTCGAGAACCTGTCCCCGAAGACCCCGCCCGCCAAGTTCGCGCGGCTGGCCGAGGCGCTGGTGAAGAACCTCGCGTCGCCGGACGTCGTGGCACTGGAGGAGGTGCAGGACGACAACGGCCCCACGAACGACGGAACCGTTTCCGCGGAGGCGACGCTCAAGCAGCTCACCGACGCCGTCAAGGCGGCCGGCGGCCCCTCCTACGCGTGGCGGCAGATCGACCCGGTGAACAACCAGGACGGTGGCCAGCCCGGCGGCAACATCCGCACCGCGTTCCTCTTCAACCCCGCCCGTGTCTCGTTCACGGATGTCGCCGGGGGCGATGCCACCACGCCCGTCAAGGTGACCGGCTCGCCCGGCCGGCCCAGCCTCTCCGCCTCGCCCGGCCGCATCGACCCCGGCAACGCGGCCTGGACCAACAGCCGCAAGCCGCTCGTAGGCCAGTTCTCCTTCCGGGGCCGACCGGTCTTCGTCGTCGCCAACCACTTCAACTCCAAGGGCGGCGACCAGGGCCTCGACAGCCGCTTCCAGCCTCCGGCCCGTACGTCGGAGACCCAGCGGATCCAGCAGGCGAAGGCCGTGCACGCCTTCGTAAAGGACGTCCTGGCCGTGGACCCGAAGGCCGACGTCGTGGTGGCCGGCGACCTCAACGACTTCCAGTTCTCGCCCGCCCTCAAGGCGCTCACCGCCGGCGGCGTCCTCACCGACCTGGTCGACCGGCTGCCGCGCGGCGAACGCTACGGCTACGTCTACCAGGGCAACTCGCAGGTGCTGGACCACATGCTCACCAGCCGCCACCTGCGTCGCGTGGACTACGACATCGTCCACATCAACGCGGAGTACGCGGACCAGTCGAGCGATCACGACCCGCAGGTGTTGCGCCTGAAGCCGTAG